A genomic segment from Pseudomonas mendocina encodes:
- a CDS encoding MaoC family dehydratase, producing MAIDWLDLDTPPALPGLFLRAALRRKVTGRQLPDLGLRCRVDVAPKHLARYRQVCGLAESAYLPPVYPHILAFPLQMQLLTDRRFPFPLLGLVHLENRIRVLRPLGGLGPFQVSVQVTDLQPHDKGATFSLITRLEDQLGLLWEGDSRILCRALRLDGQPQPRTEQEPLSLVPLVDWAAPADTGRRYARVAGDYNPIHLYALTARLFGFPRAIAHGLWNKARSLGALQAHLPLAGYEVQVRFQKPVLLPTHLALQASEPSASGQFRLIGENDTPHMAGSWQPLEN from the coding sequence ATGGCCATCGACTGGCTCGATCTCGATACACCACCGGCCCTGCCCGGTCTGTTCCTGCGTGCAGCGCTGCGGCGCAAGGTGACAGGCCGTCAACTACCCGACCTAGGCCTGCGTTGCCGAGTGGACGTGGCCCCGAAGCACCTGGCGCGCTATCGCCAGGTATGCGGCCTTGCCGAGAGCGCCTATCTGCCACCGGTCTATCCGCATATCCTCGCCTTTCCACTTCAGATGCAGCTGCTCACCGACCGCCGCTTCCCCTTCCCGCTGCTGGGCCTGGTGCACCTGGAAAACCGCATTCGCGTGCTACGCCCTCTGGGCGGTCTGGGCCCGTTTCAGGTCAGCGTGCAGGTGACCGACCTGCAGCCGCACGACAAGGGCGCCACATTCAGCCTGATCACCCGCCTGGAGGACCAACTCGGCCTGCTCTGGGAAGGCGACAGCCGTATCCTTTGCCGCGCCTTGCGCCTCGATGGGCAACCGCAGCCCCGAACCGAACAGGAGCCCCTGTCACTGGTGCCGCTGGTCGACTGGGCCGCGCCCGCCGATACCGGCCGGCGTTACGCCCGCGTAGCTGGCGACTACAACCCGATTCACCTGTATGCGCTGACGGCACGACTGTTCGGCTTCCCTCGTGCCATCGCTCACGGTCTGTGGAACAAGGCGCGCAGCCTGGGCGCACTGCAGGCACACCTGCCGCTGGCCGGCTACGAGGTGCAGGTGCGCTTTCAGAAACCGGTGCTGCTACCCACCCACCTTGCCCTGCAGGCCAGCGAACCGTCTGCCAGCGGGCAGTTCCGCCTGATTGGCGAAAACGACACACCGCATATGGCCGGAAGCTGGCAGCCGCTGGAAAACTGA
- a CDS encoding AraC family transcriptional regulator, which translates to MRDLTDDVALMRPVIDALRASGTDPDRVLVRVGLPPGGLPAGRFPHAAQAAFWKAASEECGEEHVGLYLAQHLPAFHGLLLEYLFLSSETFGAGLRHALRYVRLLSDTLNARLDVEGDMAVLTLGVEADTPRHFPEMLAGAVIRLFTALTENDFRPREVRFMHAEGAPAARYQAVYGCPVRLGAEDCALLFDAAVLDKASRHAAPELLRMHESLARRQLAEVERLDLVCQVRELIAELLVDGGATLEQVAGRLNMPARRLRERLAMAGVRFNDLITDYRCRLAKELLLKTDERIEVIVERTGFSEPSTFYRAFKRWVGETPVEFRKRGKG; encoded by the coding sequence ATGCGTGATCTGACCGACGATGTGGCGCTCATGCGCCCGGTAATCGATGCCCTGCGTGCCAGCGGAACCGACCCTGACCGCGTGCTGGTGCGTGTCGGCCTGCCTCCCGGTGGGCTGCCGGCTGGCCGCTTTCCTCATGCTGCCCAGGCGGCATTCTGGAAGGCTGCCAGCGAAGAATGCGGCGAGGAACATGTCGGCCTTTACCTGGCCCAGCATCTTCCGGCATTTCATGGCCTGCTTCTGGAATATCTGTTCCTCTCCAGCGAAACCTTCGGCGCAGGCCTGCGCCATGCCCTGCGCTATGTGCGCCTGCTTTCCGATACCCTCAACGCGCGCCTGGATGTGGAGGGCGACATGGCCGTGCTGACCCTGGGAGTGGAGGCCGATACGCCGCGGCACTTCCCGGAGATGTTGGCCGGTGCGGTGATCCGCCTGTTCACCGCACTGACCGAAAACGATTTTCGCCCACGTGAAGTGCGCTTCATGCATGCCGAGGGTGCGCCCGCCGCGCGTTACCAGGCTGTCTATGGTTGCCCGGTGCGCCTGGGCGCCGAGGACTGCGCGCTGCTGTTCGACGCCGCGGTGCTGGACAAGGCCTCGCGTCATGCGGCCCCGGAGCTGTTGCGCATGCATGAGTCGCTGGCGCGGCGGCAACTGGCAGAGGTGGAAAGGCTGGACCTGGTGTGCCAGGTGCGTGAGCTGATCGCCGAGTTGCTGGTCGATGGCGGAGCGACGCTGGAGCAGGTGGCCGGTCGCCTGAACATGCCGGCGCGACGCCTGCGTGAGCGCCTGGCCATGGCCGGCGTGCGCTTCAACGACCTGATCACCGACTACCGCTGCCGCCTGGCCAAGGAGCTGCTGCTCAAGACCGACGAGCGTATCGAAGTGATAGTCGAGCGCACCGGCTTTTCCGAGCCGAGCACCTTCTACCGCGCGTTTAAGCGCTGGGTCGGCGAAACGCCGGTGGAATTTCGCAAGCGCGGGAAGGGATGA
- a CDS encoding 3-oxoacyl-ACP reductase: MSDRYLAFANSSTGRRLVGALGLPAPVRLERWMAGRVRPIDGALLFGGEGDLVKAIQPFASKLTDQLFAARDGQLDLPRWTAEHGPKLKALVFDASYLTRFEQLIELRDFFQPAFKGLANSPRVVVLGRAPESLKDPIAACVQRSLEGFTRSLGKEIRRGGSVQLLYVGKGGDQQLEGALRFFLSPKSAYVSGQVLRLGACSEHVRDWTRPLAGKKALVTGASRGIGASIAEVLARDGAEVVLLDVPQAADALQALAARLGGRAVTLDICAEDAAQRLVEALPEGLDIVVHNAGITRDKTLAKMSDAFWNSVIDVNLKAPQVLTQALLDADKLHDNGRVVLIASISGIAGNMGQTNYAVSKAGVIGLAQAWAPALAKKGISINAVAPGFIETQMTAAIPLGIREAGRRMNSMSQGGLPQDVAEAVAWFAQPGSGAVTAQVLRVCGQSLLGA, translated from the coding sequence ATGTCCGATCGTTATCTCGCCTTCGCCAACTCCTCCACTGGCCGCCGCCTGGTTGGCGCCCTCGGTCTGCCGGCGCCTGTGCGCCTGGAACGTTGGATGGCCGGCCGCGTACGACCGATCGATGGCGCCCTGCTGTTCGGCGGTGAAGGCGACCTGGTCAAGGCCATCCAGCCTTTCGCCAGCAAGCTCACGGATCAGTTGTTCGCCGCGCGCGATGGCCAGCTCGACCTGCCCCGCTGGACCGCCGAGCACGGCCCCAAGCTCAAGGCGTTGGTCTTCGACGCCAGCTACCTGACCCGTTTCGAGCAGTTGATCGAGCTACGCGACTTCTTCCAGCCCGCCTTCAAGGGGCTGGCCAACAGCCCTCGTGTGGTGGTGCTGGGGCGTGCGCCCGAGTCGCTCAAAGACCCAATCGCGGCCTGCGTGCAGCGCTCACTGGAAGGTTTTACCCGCTCGCTGGGCAAGGAAATTCGTCGCGGCGGCAGCGTGCAGTTGCTGTATGTCGGCAAGGGTGGTGACCAGCAACTGGAAGGCGCGCTGCGCTTCTTCCTCTCGCCGAAGAGCGCTTACGTTTCCGGCCAGGTGCTGCGGCTCGGCGCCTGCAGTGAACACGTCAGGGACTGGACGCGCCCGCTGGCCGGCAAGAAAGCGCTGGTCACCGGGGCCTCGCGCGGTATCGGCGCCTCCATCGCCGAAGTGCTCGCCCGTGACGGTGCCGAAGTGGTGCTACTCGACGTCCCCCAGGCTGCCGATGCCCTGCAGGCGCTGGCAGCACGTCTGGGTGGGCGGGCGGTGACCCTGGATATCTGCGCCGAGGATGCAGCGCAGCGCCTGGTCGAGGCGCTGCCCGAGGGTCTGGATATCGTCGTGCACAACGCCGGCATCACCCGCGACAAGACCTTGGCGAAGATGAGCGATGCCTTCTGGAACTCGGTGATCGACGTCAACCTCAAGGCCCCGCAGGTGCTGACCCAGGCACTGCTAGACGCCGACAAGCTGCACGACAACGGCCGCGTAGTACTGATCGCCTCGATCAGCGGCATCGCCGGCAACATGGGCCAGACCAACTACGCAGTGAGCAAGGCCGGTGTGATCGGCCTCGCTCAGGCCTGGGCGCCTGCCCTGGCGAAGAAAGGCATCAGCATCAATGCCGTCGCCCCAGGCTTTATCGAAACGCAAATGACCGCCGCCATTCCACTGGGTATCCGCGAAGCCGGACGACGGATGAACTCGATGAGTCAGGGTGGCCTGCCGCAGGACGTCGCCGAAGCCGTGGCCTGGTTCGCCCAGCCCGGCTCGGGCGCGGTGACTGCGCAGGTGCTGCGCGTGTGTGGGCAGAGTTTGCTGGGGGCTTGA
- a CDS encoding acetyl-CoA C-acetyltransferase translates to MAQLRRVAIVGGNRIPFARSNTVYAKASNQQMLTSALEGLVERFNLHGERLGEVVAGAVLKHSRDFNLTRECVLGSRLAPETPAYDLQQACGTGLEAAILVANKIALGQIDCGIAGGVDTTSDAPIGVNEGLRQILLEANRGKSTGDKIKSLLKIRPRHLAPHIPRNGEPRTGLSMGEHCELMAQRWAIPRDEQDQLALASHQKLAAAYAEGWHDDLMTPFLGLTRDQNLRPDISAEKLASLKPCFERGPRGTLTPANSTPLTDGASVVLLASEEWAKARGLPVLAYLRDGEAAAVDFVQGKEGLLMAPVYAVPRLLARNGLTLQDFDYYEIHEAFAAQVLCTLKAWEDADYCKERLGLDAPLGSIDRSKMNVKGSSLAAGHPFAATGGRIVANLAKLLSVAGEGRGLISICAAGGQGVTAILER, encoded by the coding sequence ATGGCCCAGTTGCGCCGGGTCGCCATTGTAGGCGGCAACCGCATTCCGTTCGCCCGTTCCAACACCGTCTACGCCAAGGCGAGCAATCAGCAGATGCTGACCAGCGCCCTCGAAGGCCTGGTGGAACGCTTCAACCTGCATGGCGAGCGCCTCGGCGAGGTGGTGGCCGGTGCTGTGCTCAAGCATTCGCGAGATTTCAACCTGACTCGCGAATGCGTGCTGGGCTCGCGCCTGGCGCCGGAAACCCCGGCCTACGACCTGCAGCAGGCCTGCGGTACGGGCCTGGAAGCGGCGATCCTGGTGGCCAACAAGATCGCCCTCGGGCAGATCGACTGCGGCATCGCCGGCGGCGTCGATACCACCTCGGACGCGCCCATCGGCGTCAACGAAGGGCTGCGCCAGATTCTGCTCGAGGCCAACCGTGGCAAGAGCACCGGCGACAAGATCAAGAGCCTGCTGAAGATTCGCCCACGTCACCTGGCACCTCACATTCCGCGTAATGGCGAGCCGCGTACAGGCTTGTCGATGGGCGAGCATTGCGAGCTGATGGCGCAGCGCTGGGCCATCCCGCGCGATGAGCAGGATCAACTGGCCCTGGCCAGCCACCAGAAACTGGCGGCGGCCTACGCCGAGGGCTGGCACGATGACCTGATGACCCCATTCCTCGGCCTGACCCGCGACCAGAACCTGCGTCCTGACATCAGCGCTGAGAAGCTCGCCTCTCTCAAACCCTGCTTCGAGCGTGGCCCGCGCGGCACCCTGACGCCTGCCAACTCCACGCCGTTGACCGATGGTGCTTCGGTGGTGCTGCTGGCCAGCGAGGAGTGGGCCAAGGCTCGTGGACTACCGGTGCTGGCTTACCTGCGCGACGGCGAAGCGGCGGCGGTGGACTTCGTCCAGGGCAAGGAGGGGTTGCTGATGGCACCGGTCTATGCGGTGCCGCGCCTGTTGGCGCGCAACGGTCTGACCCTGCAGGACTTCGACTACTACGAGATCCACGAAGCCTTCGCCGCCCAGGTGCTCTGCACCCTCAAGGCCTGGGAGGACGCCGACTATTGCAAGGAGCGCCTGGGCCTGGATGCACCGCTGGGCTCCATCGATCGCAGCAAGATGAACGTCAAGGGCAGTTCACTGGCCGCCGGCCACCCGTTCGCCGCCACCGGCGGGCGTATCGTCGCCAACCTGGCCAAGCTGCTGTCGGTGGCTGGAGAGGGGCGCGGTCTGATCTCCATCTGCGCGGCCGGCGGTCAGGGTGTGACCGCGATCCTGGAACGGTAA
- a CDS encoding cytochrome ubiquinol oxidase subunit I — translation MFGLEALDLARIQFAFTISFHIVFPAITIGLASYLAVLEGLWLKTSNTLYRDLYHFWSKIFAVNFGMGVVSGLVMAYQFGTNWSAFSDFAGAVTGPLLTYEVLTAFFLEAGFLGVMLFGWNRVGPGLHFFSTVMVAIGTLISTFWILASNSWMHTPQGFEIVDGRVIPVDWFAVVFNPSFPYRLAHMATAAFLATAFFVGASAAWHLLRGRDNPAIRKMLSMALWMALLVAPVQAFIGDLHGLNTLKYQPAKIAAIEGHWENVGDEPTPLILFGWPDMEREETRFKVEIPALGSLILTHSLDKQVPALKDFPPEDRANSTIVFWTFRVMVAMGLMMILTGLWGTWLRRGERLYTCRPFLHLAVWMGPSGIIAILAGWYTTEIGRQPWIVHGLMRTADASSGHSATQLGFTLALFVVVYFVLFGAGIGYMLRLVRKGPKIDEGDEAAQDGGPGKPRTPARPLSAAEEGLEDGETDTLPERS, via the coding sequence ATGTTCGGCCTAGAGGCGCTCGATCTCGCCCGAATCCAGTTTGCCTTCACCATTTCCTTCCACATCGTCTTCCCGGCCATCACCATCGGTCTGGCCAGCTACCTGGCGGTGCTCGAAGGTCTGTGGTTGAAGACCAGCAATACCCTGTACCGCGATCTCTACCACTTCTGGTCGAAGATCTTCGCGGTCAACTTCGGCATGGGCGTGGTCTCCGGCCTGGTCATGGCCTATCAGTTCGGCACCAACTGGAGTGCCTTCTCCGACTTTGCCGGCGCGGTCACCGGTCCGCTGCTGACCTACGAGGTGCTGACCGCGTTCTTCCTCGAAGCGGGCTTCCTTGGCGTCATGCTATTCGGCTGGAATCGTGTCGGGCCGGGCCTGCACTTCTTTTCCACGGTGATGGTGGCTATCGGTACGTTGATTTCGACCTTCTGGATCCTCGCTTCCAACAGCTGGATGCACACGCCGCAGGGCTTCGAGATCGTCGACGGTCGGGTAATCCCGGTGGACTGGTTCGCCGTGGTGTTCAACCCTTCGTTCCCCTACCGTCTGGCGCATATGGCCACCGCTGCGTTCCTCGCCACGGCCTTCTTCGTCGGCGCCTCGGCGGCCTGGCACCTGCTGCGCGGCCGCGACAATCCGGCGATCCGCAAGATGCTGTCGATGGCGCTGTGGATGGCACTGCTGGTGGCGCCGGTGCAGGCCTTCATCGGCGACCTGCATGGCCTCAACACCCTCAAGTACCAACCGGCGAAGATCGCCGCTATCGAGGGGCACTGGGAAAACGTCGGCGACGAGCCGACCCCGCTGATCCTCTTCGGTTGGCCGGACATGGAGCGTGAGGAAACCCGCTTCAAGGTGGAGATTCCCGCGCTCGGCAGCCTGATCCTCACCCACAGCCTGGACAAGCAGGTGCCGGCGCTCAAGGACTTTCCGCCAGAGGACCGGGCCAATTCCACCATCGTCTTCTGGACTTTCCGCGTCATGGTCGCCATGGGCCTGATGATGATCCTTACCGGTCTGTGGGGCACCTGGCTGCGTCGCGGCGAGCGGTTGTACACCTGCCGGCCGTTCCTGCACCTGGCGGTGTGGATGGGGCCCAGCGGGATCATCGCCATTCTCGCCGGTTGGTACACCACGGAAATTGGCCGCCAGCCCTGGATCGTCCATGGCCTGATGCGTACCGCCGATGCGTCGTCAGGTCATAGCGCGACACAGCTGGGTTTCACCCTGGCGCTGTTCGTAGTGGTCTATTTCGTCCTGTTCGGTGCGGGTATCGGCTACATGCTGCGCCTGGTGCGCAAGGGGCCGAAGATCGACGAGGGCGATGAGGCTGCGCAAGACGGTGGGCCGGGCAAACCGCGTACGCCAGCGCGGCCGCTGTCGGCTGCCGAAGAAGGCTTGGAAGATGGCGAAACCGACACCTTGCCGGAGAGGAGCTGA